A genome region from Triticum aestivum cultivar Chinese Spring chromosome 2B, IWGSC CS RefSeq v2.1, whole genome shotgun sequence includes the following:
- the LOC123040649 gene encoding protein ASPARTIC PROTEASE IN GUARD CELL 1-like → MSSVYACMLFLFFVVLNPVSLAAGATNSSGAAGFSLPLVPHYRTEAGILEELLPEGDAEGGVNITSIRPKMIPLTGPVYSVHVGVGSGETQHFYKLALDLVHPLTWMRCHPCIPEKKQDGSIFNTAVSPHYHFIASTDPRCTAPYKRAGQGRGRCIFDVKFQYEGSRAHGLLSTDNFVFDGSGPGSPISEVDGLVFGCAHTTHNFINHDVWAGVMSLNRHPTSFIRQLSDRGLAASCFSYCLVGKEHDKWRGFLRFGADIPDQSHARSTKLLHGELAQGGGMYYVRLDGISLGGRRLTAITPAMFERNPHSLHGGCILDVGTADTLMTPAAYHVLEAEVVAHMHSRGVHRATVPGVQKLKLCFHGTWQSIRAHLPSVTLHFYPESAMLFIKPELLFVAVTHEHTHYACFVVTPYAERTVFGAGQMLDTRFTFDLQHNRLFFAPEDCHLDTSAVS, encoded by the coding sequence ATGTCGAGCGTATACGCTTGCATGTTGTTCCTATTCTTTGTCGTGCTAAATCCGGTGAgcctcgccgccggcgccaccAACAGCAGCGGTGCGGCTGGATTCAGCCTGCCCCTCGTGCCCCACTACCGCACTGAAGCTGGCATACTCGAGGAGCTCCTGCCGGAAGGTGATGCCGAGGGCGGCGTGAACATCACGTCCATACGCCCCAAGATGATCCCATTGACGGGGCCTGTCTACAGCGTCCACGTCGGCGTTGGCAGCGGCGAAACCCAGCACTTCTACAAGCTCGCGCTCGATCTCGTCCACCCCCTAACGTGGATGAGGTGCCATCCATGCATACCGGAGAAGAAGCAGGACGGCTCCATCTTCAACACTGCCGTCTCCCCTCATTACCACTTCATTGCGTCCACAGACCCTCGTTGCACGGCTCCGTACAAGCGCGCCGGCCAGGGGCGGGGCCGGTGCATCTTCGACGTCAAGTTCCAGTACGAGGGCTCAAGAGCGCACGGCCTCCTTAGCACCGACAACTTCGTCTTCGACGGCAGTGGCCCCGGCAGCCCCATCAGCGAAGTGGACGGCCTTGTCTTCGGCTGCGCGCACACAACGCACAACTTCATTAACCATGACGTCTGGGCCGGCGTCATGAGCCTAAACAGGCACCCGACCTCCTTCATCCGGCAGCTCTCGGACCGCGGACTCGCCGCCTCGTGCTTCTCGTATTGCCTCGTCGGCAAGGAGCACGACAAGTGGCGTGGCTTCCTCCGGTTTGGCGCCGACATCCCGGACCAGTCGCACGCACGGAGCACAAAGCTGCTGCACGGGGAACTCGCCCAAGGAGGAGGCATGTACTACGTCCGCCTCGACGGCATCAGCCTGGGAGGGCGAAGGCTCACGGCGATCACGCCGGCGATGTTCGAACGCAACCCGCACAGCCTCCATGGTGGGTGCATCCTGGACGTTGGGACGGCGGACACCTTGATGACCCCGGCCGCGTACCATGTCCTGGAGGCCGAGGTCGTGGCGCACATGCACAGCCGCGGGGTGCACCGCGCGACTGTGCCGGGGGTGCAGAAGCTCAAACTCTGCTTCCACGGGACGTGGCAGAGTATCCGCGCGCACTTACCGAGCGTGACGCTCCACTTCTACCCGGAATCGGCCATGCTCTTTATCAAGCCGGAGTTGCTGTTCGTGGCAGTAACGCACGAGCATACGCATTACGCTTGTTTCGTCGTCACTCCGTACGCAGAGAGGACGGTGTTTGGCGCGGGGCAGATGTTGGACACACGGTTCACGTTTGACCTCCAACACAACCGGCTCTTCTTTGCTCCGGAGGATTGCCATCTAGACACTAGCGCAGTTAGCTAG